The following DNA comes from Spirochaetales bacterium.
GATAATTTGAGAGCGTGAGGATTTCGGAGCCGCCGAGCTGCCTGTTGTAAATCAGGAAATCGTCGACGCTGCCGTTCAGATAGGGATCGCCGGCATACTGCGACCGGCCGATATAATTGCAGAGCGTGCCGCCCAGATCAACGGGGCTGAGGGTCATCGAAGTGTTCCTCCCCGCTTCGCTTCCGTTCACGTAGAGGATTCCCGTGTTTCCGCTTTTGGTCACGGCTACATGCTGCCACGAGCCCGTCGGAAACGATGAACCGTCGATGCGCTGTTCGTCCGAGTTGCCGGCGACGGTAATGGCAAACCGGATCGTCCCGGAATCGCATGAAGGGGTGAGAAACATGTTGCATGTCGTATCGGAGCCGAAATCGAAAATTCTCGACCAGGTGCCCGCCGAAACGAGATTGACCCAGGCGGCGATGGTAAAATCGTAGAGTTCCATCGTGATGTTGTCCGGTACATCGATATAATCGTCCGTTCCGTCCAGCGTATACGGCCCGCCGCTCCAGACGGGATTCTGTGATGCAGGCGGCGGCGTCGGTGCGGCTGTCGGAACAGCGGTCGGTTCGTCGATGCCCCCGCCATTGTTGTCTGTGTAGACGATTCTTTCTATTGTGGTTCCATTGACGTACATTTTGTCCACGCACACCGACCTGCTGTAAGGGTTGTCGTTCGATAATTCCTCCGTATGGTAGGCGTACCACCACTGACCCTTGTAATATGCGGCGCCTTCGTGATTGGTTCCCGAACCGGTCGGGGTACCGATGACCCCCCGGTACTGCCACGGGCCCGTGATACCCGAACTTGTCGCGTAGCGGATTTCGGACGGCCACGGGGAGTCGGCATACATGAGGAAATAGGTACCGTTTTCCTTGATGACAAAGGGGGCTTCGAGATAGGAGGTGAGTCCGGGGACATCCATGACACTGCCCGCGAGTGAGGTCATGTTACTTTCAAGCCGCGCGTAGCGGCAGTTGCCGTCGCCGCCCCAGAACAGATAGGCCTGTCCGTCGTCGTCGATAAAACACATGGGATCGATATCCCGTGCCGCGTGGCCCGGTGTATTACCGTCGATAATCGGCCCGCCGTTTATGTCTTCATAAGGACCGGTGACCGATGTACTCCTCAAGACCCCGATCTGCCGGTCGTTACTCGCGTAAAAATAAAAATAACCGTTTCGATAGACGATGGACGACGCCCACGCGCGGTTGTCCGGCATCCAGTTTATCTGGTCAGGCCGCAGAATCTGGCCGTGATCGGTCCAGTCCCTCATGTTTGTCGACGACAGCAGCCTCCACGCGTACATATTGAAGCCGTCCGTGTTGACCTCGTCCTGACCGCAGACAATGTAAAATCTGTCGTTATAGACAAACGGATTAGGATCTGCCGTACGTACGTTTGTCACGAGCGGATTTCCGGCATACCCCGCCGATATGACGATAAAAAGCAGCATGAGCGAGATACAGACCGTCATTGCTTTTTTTTTCATGGGTTCCTCCTTTTTTCGTGAAAGGCATGTCGTGTTAACGTAAACGCCGGCGACAAAAAACACACTTTTTTAGTTTTATGTTCGACATTATTATATCCTGTTTGCGGATAATGTCAAGGAAAAAGCGTGGTTTAAGGGTTTCGGTACATCCGGGCTTACCGATTCCTCTTTTCAAGCCCGCGGTTTATCGCTTCGATTATTTTCACGGCCACCTCCGTCTTCGATGAAGGCCCCACATGAAGGACGTTCCTTTTATGATCGACGATAAACACCTCGTTCGTGTCTCCTTCGAATCCCGATCCTTTTCTCGCCACGTCGTTTGCGACAATGAGGTCGGCATCCGCCTTTTGAAGCCGGACGAATGCGTCCGCAATTATTTGTTCGTCCTCGAGCCCGGTCACGGCCCGGAAACAGACGAGAAAAACCTCAGGACTCTTTTTCCTGATTCCGTCGATGATCTTTGGCGTGGGAACAAGGTCGAGTGAGAGTGTCTTCCGTCCGGAGGTGGCGATTTTTGTATCTGATGATTTTTTCACGGTCCAGTCGCCGACAGCCGCGGCCGCGATCACGATATCGACCCCTTTCGATTCGAGCCGTCGAGAGACCTCTTCCTGCATCTGTGCGGCCGTCTCGACGCGCACCACGCGGACGCCGTACGGCAACGGCGCGGTCCCCCTACCATAGACGACCGTCACATCCGCACCGGCCAGATGAGACGCGGCTGCCAGCGCCATCCCCATTTTTCCGGAACTTCTGTTCGTGATGATTCTCACCGGATCGATATATTCGATCGTTGCCCCCGCCGTAATAAGGACACGCAAGGATTCGAGGCGTCCTGCGGAAGAAAACCGGGTAATAACATGTTGAATGATTGCATCCGTGTCCGGGATTTTTGCCTTTCCCTCTTCGACAAGAGGATCGAGGACATCGATGCCCATTTGTCTGAGACGAAGAATATTTTCCCTGAGAATGGGGTGATTGTACATGGATTCATGCATCGCCGGGACGATCACCAACGGTATTCCTTCACCGATGGCAGTCGTCGCCACCGTCGTTACCGGTGTGTCGTCGATGCCCGATGAGATCTTGCCGATGGTATTTGCCGTCGACGGGGCAATGAGAATGAGGTCCGCCTTTCCCGCGACATTCCCTGCGAGACGCACATGTTCCAGCGCGCCGGTCAGTTCCGTTACCGCGGGATTCCCTGTCGCCCAATGCATGAGATCGGGATGTATGATACGGCACCCCGCGGCCGTCATGACCGGATATACCTCGTAGCCGCGCCGCATGAGACCCCGCGCGATATCGGGTGATCTGACCGCGGCGACGCTTCCCGTTATGCAAAGAACGATCTTTTTGCCTTTACCGGATTCTTCGATCGAACCGGTAATATCCTTTGACGGGTGACAGTTTTTCACGATACCCCCCTCAGTTTGGCGCATATGTCGCTGAGATCGTCGATAAACTTGTCGATATGCTCGCGATAGACGTGGGGCATGAGGACAATACGGATGTGGTTCGGAAAAAGCGAGATCGCCCATCCCTTTTTTCTCAATCGTTCCGCGATCGAGCCGACCGGATGAACCTTCGAGGTAATACCGGCGATATTGATCACCGGCTTTATCATCATTTCGACATCCTCGATGCCGGCGATTTTTTCAGCGAGGTAGACGGTCGAATCCATACACCTCCTGATGATCGTCCGGTACCCCTGACGCCCCAGGTGGTTGAGGAGCGACCAGACGGAGAGAACCGACGCCCCCGACCTCGTTCCGACGATCGTCGCCCGAGCGTTTTCTCCGCCCGACAGGTAAGGAACGGGAATGCGCACCGTCTCAGAGAGTTCTTTCGTCCTGTAGAGAATACCACCCGCCGGAATGACGGCCATGCCCATCTTGTGAGGATCGATGGTCATGGAAGACACCCCCTTGAGTCTGAAGTTGAACGGGGGCTGTTCGTAGCCGAGTTCTTTGAGAAACGGAAGCACATATCCCCCGAAAGCGGCGTCGACGTGAAGGTGGATGTCCGCTTCGAGGGCGATCGCGGACAATTCATCGATCCGGTCGACGACACCCAGCCCCGTCGTCCCAGCGGCACCGACGATGGCGATGGTGTTGGGCGAAAGAGCCCTTTTTACCTTTTCGATATCGATGCGGAATTGTCCGGTCACTTTGATTTTTTTGAGTTTCAGACCGATGAGTTCGGCTGCCTTGTCAAAGGAAAAATGCGCGTCTTCGGAGAGAATGACTTCGGGCGTTCTCACCTTTTTTTTCATTCTTTTTTTTGCCGTCCACATGGCAAGGATATTGGCCTCAGTCCCCCCGGTAACGATGTGTCCTGCGGCTTTTCTCAATCCGACCAGGTTCCCGAGCAACGCTATCGCCTCTTTCTCTATTTCTTCCGTCGCGTTGACAAGGCCGGGGTCGCCGATATTTTTTTCGATGTACCGCATGAATATCTCTTCCGCAAAGGGGTGGGGCCTGGTGCACATCGAGCCGAGTATTTTCCCGGAATTGAAGGTGAGGTCCTTCATGAGACGGTTTTTCAATTCCGCCGATATAATGTCCTGATCTTTCCCTTTATCTTCCATAATTAATTACTTTATACACAATATATTCATGGGATATCCGTCCCGCCTCCGGCGAGCAGAAGCAGCCTGTCGCAGATCGCCCGCAACGCTTCCCCGGTGTTTTTTTTGTTGTCGTAGCTTTCGACGATCCGCTTGAGGGCGGGACGCGGTGTTGTTTTCAATTCCTTCACCTTTTCAATAAGTGCGGGAAGGGTACGGGTGATATTATCGACAATCGTGATATGCGCCGTCCGGGAGGTACGGGACAGGGGATTGAGATCGACGGTAATCACCGTTTTACCGCAGCGGACCAGCGCTTTCGTCCTGTCGCCGTCTTCGAGCGGAACGAGAACGACATCCGCTTTCAGTATGCCGTCCGGATCGACACGCCTTCTTTCACTTTGAAGTTCGTCGATGACCTCCGACGCCGCTTCGCCAACGCCGTAAATATGCCGGCCACCGGCATCCAGAAGCGCCTTGCGGACGGCCTCTTCACGTTCGCGCGTCCGGTAGAAAAGGTTGACTTCAAGCCGGGCGCCCGTGATCTCGGAAAGCCCGACCAGTTCACGGGGCACGAGAACCGCCGTATTGCCGTTGACCGAAATCACCGGTGCGGCGGCATTAAGAAGTGAAGCGGCGGCGGCTTCTATCGCCCGCTGTGCCTGGGGGATCGTTTTTTCACCGATGAGATAATCGAACGCCTCCCCTCTGCCGTGTGCGATAAGTCCGGCATACGCCACGACATTGTCTTCCACACCACGGATGAGTGCCTCACGTATTTTGAGTGAGGCCGCCCTTGGATGTGATTCCGGTATGTTAATTCCCATCCAGTACCCTTGCTCCCTGATAATCGATATCACAGACTATACTATTTTTACTTCCTGTACAAGTAAAAAGAAGATGCCGCACTTTCTCTGCCGCATCCTCCCCGACGATGGTGAACACACCCCGGCCGAACATCGGCATACCCGCCGTAATTCCTTCATCGTCGAGAACGCGAAGGATGTGATGAGTCGTCGCATCCGCGAGGCCCGTTTTTTCCGTAAAATGGCGGGAAAGACGCAAAAAAGCGGGGACGGTCGGGTCTTTGACAAGCTGTTTGATGAGTTTTTTGCCGTACCTGTTCACCGCGCGCCTGGTCTTTTTTTGCCGGAGCAGTTCCTTTGTTTCGAGACCGCCGAGAATGAGGGCGACGGCCTTGTACCGGCGGTCGGGCGGAATCTGAAGCATCCTCCCGGTTCCCGGCGCGCCCGGCGCGATACGTATCTCGATACCCCCGAATGTTTCTCCGATAACGGTCCCGAGGCCCGTTTTCATTTCAACCTCGGCCCGATGGGCGAGTCCGGCCGCCTCGATACGTGAAAGTCCGGTCCCAAAAGCCTCATCGAGCGATAAGGCGAGACTCAGGGCCCCGGCCCCGCTCGTCCCGCATCCCGCTCCGATTGGAAGGTCGATTGTGTGATCCACCTTGATGCGGCAGGAATCGTCCGTTCCGGTAAGATCGAAAAAAAGATCGATAACCCGTTCGGATACGGCCGCGTTTCCGGCCGGTATTCCATTGATGATGATATCGATTGTCCTTTCGGGAGCCGTTTCGACGGTAAGCATGGTGGTGACGCCTTTTTCAAGAGAAAATCCGGCACCCAGCGAACCGGAGTGAAGCGGTGAGCGTCCGGTATCGTGAATATAAAAAAATCCCGTTATATGGCCGGGGGAAAAGGCCGTTACCGTTTTCATATAGCCTCTGTTCTTTCTTTCTATAATCGATTGTACAGCGTAGCTTATTTTTCGCAATGTTACAATATCCGTGATGTCACCGATGCAACAGGTTCGAAATGCGGACACAGGTGTTTCTAAAATATTGATATGAGTATGATGTAATGAAAAAGGATCGCCCTCTTGAGGATTTGCCGTTTTTAGTACACGTTGATAAAAGCAAAGCGATAGGATACACTGTCCGCCTGAGTAATAATGATGAAAACCGCGAATATGCCGCACGCATTGCTTATATTTCCCCCCGTATATGATTTCGCCCTTTTTGATCTTTTCATAAAACCGTTTCCCCTTCTTACGATAGGGAAAAGCCTCGAACGGGCAGGCTACCGCGTATCGCTTTTGAACTGCCTTGACTACACCGATGAAACCTCATGCCGTTTTCTCTCTGCTCCCCGCCGTCATGAAAACGGCACGGGAAAATTCTTCAAGCAGCATATCGAAAAGCCCGTGGCGCTTAAAAACATCAAGCGGTATTATTCCCGCTATGGAATCATTACGGAAGAAATCGAACGGCGTGTCTCAGGCATCCGGCCCGATATCGTGTTGGTGACGACGGGGATGACGTACTGGTATCCGGGTGTCCGGGAAGCGGTCCGGATCGTAAGAAAATACCATCCGCGGGTTAAGGTTATTGCCGGCGGTACCTACGCGACATTATGCTCTTCTCATTGCATCGAGGTAACCGGCGCGGACGAGGTCATAAGCGGTCCGGCCTCGCCCCGTCTCGGTGAAGTGTGCGGCTCACTCGGTCTTCCCGTTCCCGATGCCCCGCACGACAGTGACCTGCTCATCCTCTCGGATATTTATTCGGATGCGGCCGTCTTGAAAATTCACAGCGGGTGTCCTTTCAGGTGCAGGTATTGCGCGTCCTCACTGCTATCGGGAGACTTTCATAACGGCGATCCCGCTTCCGCCTTTGCCCTGCTGCGGGAAACTCACGGCAGGCTCGGAACTCGTGTCTTTGCCTTTTATGACGATGCCCTTCTCGCAGACAGGGAACGGGGGATCATTCCATTTCTTCACATGGTATGTGATTCGGGTCTCAATGTGAATTTTTACCTCCCCAACGGCATTCACCTCCGGTATCTCGATACGGAGCTGGCGGTATTAATGAAAAAGGCCGGATTCCGTGAAATAAGGATCGGGATAGAGAGTATGCGTCCGGACTTTCACCGCAGCTATGACAACAAGGTGTCCGTCGGTGCGTTGGGTGACGCCGTCGATCTGCTTAAAAAGGCCGGTTTCGGGGGGCATGAGATCGGGTGCTATATTCTCGCCGGACTTCCGGGACAATACAGTGAAGACGTCGAGGAATCCGTAAGGACGCTCTCCCGTTACGGGGTGAGAATATACATCGCGGAGTTCTCGCCGGTGCCGGGAACGCCGATATGGAAGGAATGCGTTCGAACATCGGTGTATCCCCTCGAGGAAGAACCCCTCTTTCATAACAACAGCATTTTCCCCTTTGCATGGAAACATTTCAGGAGAACGGACCTGGAATCGATCAAGCGGTTGGCACGTTCGCTTTCCGTCAAAGAATAGACGGCCATATTCCCGTTTTTTTGCTTTCCAACGTCCCGAATCCCGTACCCCGGGTTATTCCTTTAAGGATCCGCTCGACTTCCTGCATGGGTTTGACCTGACAGTCCAGAATCCTGTACACACCAGTCGATATCGGCAGCTTGAGTTTCCGTTCCCTGACAAGGTCATGGACGCGCTGTGCGGCCAGAATGCCTTCGGGGAAATAACCGAACGAATTGATATCATCGATCACTTCCTCGATATTTTTGTAACTCGAAAGCCTTCTCTGGAAAATAATCTCCCTTCCCAGCCTCCTGTTTCGTCCGTAAATGCTTCTGCAGGTGACATCGAGATCGCCGACACCGGCGATCGACGTGAATGTTTCCTGGTGCGTGGCGCCCATCGCTTGACCGAGGATCTGTATCTCATTGAGCCCGGCAGCGAGAAGCAGACTTTCGGTGTTGTCCCCGAAGTCCTGTGAAAGCTCCTTGAGGGCGTCGAGGACGCCGAACGCGATCGCGATGACGTTTTTCAGCCCCGCGCTTACCTGGACGCCGATCACGTCGAAAGAAGAAAAGACGATGAGTTTGCCGCCGGAAAGCAGTTCCCTGAACTTGATCGAATTCACCCCGTTCGACGACGCGCTTATCAGGCCGGTGATCTTTCCACGCGCCACCTCTTCCGCGTGAGACGGGCCGGATATATAGGTGAGGTTTCCCTTGTAGAAGCCGGGAAGATAATTTTCGAGCGCTTCGGTGATGAGGAGGGTTCCGGCGTGTGTTTTTATGAAGCCTTTCGTGAGAATACCGATCTGCATCCTGCCTTCGATGATATCCGGAATCTGGAGGATTCGTTTTGTTATTTCGACGATATAGAGAGAGGGGACGGCGAAGAGGAGGTACTCCTTGCCTGTCACCGCCTTTTGAATGTCCGTGGTGGCCCGTATGTTGGGGGGAAGCTGCACGCCCATGAGGTACCGGCTGTTGACCTTCTCCCTGTTGATCTGTTCAGCCACTTCCTTTTCAAAACACCATATTTCAACGGGAAAGCCCTTTTCCGCGATGACTTTAGCCATCGCCGTTCCCCAGGCCCCCGCCCCAAGAATACAGATTTTTCTTTGTTTTTCGGGACCCATAACCGTATCCTCTGTTACATTAATATCGTTATCCCGATTATATTCCAAATTATCCGCTTTGCCTATAACCGTATGGGATCAATATGAAAAAAGAAATTTTCGCTTTCTTTTTTTTGACATTTTACTTGAAATCAATTAGATTGTAAGGGTTGAGTCTATCGGAAAGAGGTAGGGAATGAATAAAAAGGCAAACCTAAAAACACTGAACCGAATGCTGGTTTTTGTTCTCGTCATAATAGTGGTTTTTTTGGTCGACCGGATATTCCTCCTGTTGAGTTTTTCCGGTATCGAGCGGACTATACTATCGACAGAATATGTTTCTTTTTTCAAAGATGTGACGAACAAGTTCGGGGAGATACGTTTTATTCTTTTCGGTTCAATAGGAGTAATCGTCGTCATCAGCGGTATTCTCCTCGTGAGACTCTGGCTGTTATTCAAGCCGGTGACGAGCCTCATATCCGGGATAAGAGATTTCGCTTCGAAGAACCTGACGGTGCGGGTGAATGTCAAATCGAAGGACGAGATCGGTCAGATCTGTCAGGCATTCGACGGTATGGCCGGGGAGTTCGACGACTGCCTGACATCGATCAAATCCGGTTCGGAAGAAGTCGGGAAGGTCAACGAAAACCTCACCACCGCGGTCAATGAATCGAGTGCCGCGGTCAGACAGATGGTCGCTTCAATCGACAGCGTCCACAACAATCTGGAAAAGCATAAGGCGGTCGTTGATGAAACGATAAAATCGATAAACGGGATGATTTCGATCACCGAACAGATAAAAGGGCATATGGAAAGCCAGGCGGGGGCGGTCGCGGAAAGTTCCGCGAGTATCGAGGAGATGGTCAGCTCGATCAATTCGGTAAATACGAGTTCCCAGAAAGCGGAGGAGTTCGGGAAGGGACTTTCAATCATCGCACGCGAGGGCGGTGAAAAAATACAGACAATGATGAACGCGATGCAGGAAATACAGGTCGCCTCCTCCAAGATCGCGGAAGCGATCGGCGGTATCGCCAGGATTGCGGCAACGACGAATCTGCTTTCCATGAACGCGGCGATCGAGGCGGCGCACGCCGGGGAAACGGGAAAAGGATTCGCCGTAGTCGCGGAAGAGATCAGAAAACTCGCCGCCGATTCATCGGGTGAGGCAAAGACGATCAAGCAGATCGTCAAGGAAACAATCGAAAAGATCGAACACGGAACGAAACTTTCTTCGGAAGCCGCAAAAGCCTTTGAAGAAATCATGGTCGATATCGACAAAACGGCCCATCTTATCATGGAGATTTCGAGTGCCCTCAGTGAACAGCGTTCGGGTGCGCAGGAAATCCTGAAATCCATGGAACACCTGGTGCAGTCTTCGGCCGAAATAGGGGAGGCGATCGGCCGTGAAA
Coding sequences within:
- a CDS encoding family 43 glycosylhydrolase; the encoded protein is MKKKAMTVCISLMLLFIVISAGYAGNPLVTNVRTADPNPFVYNDRFYIVCGQDEVNTDGFNMYAWRLLSSTNMRDWTDHGQILRPDQINWMPDNRAWASSIVYRNGYFYFYASNDRQIGVLRSTSVTGPYEDINGGPIIDGNTPGHAARDIDPMCFIDDDGQAYLFWGGDGNCRYARLESNMTSLAGSVMDVPGLTSYLEAPFVIKENGTYFLMYADSPWPSEIRYATSSGITGPWQYRGVIGTPTGSGTNHEGAAYYKGQWWYAYHTEELSNDNPYSRSVCVDKMYVNGTTIERIVYTDNNGGGIDEPTAVPTAAPTPPPASQNPVWSGGPYTLDGTDDYIDVPDNITMELYDFTIAAWVNLVSAGTWSRIFDFGSDTTCNMFLTPSCDSGTIRFAITVAGNSDEQRIDGSSFPTGSWQHVAVTKSGNTGILYVNGSEAGRNTSMTLSPVDLGGTLCNYIGRSQYAGDPYLNGSVDDFLIYNRQLGGSEILTLSNYPPGSTGAIGDVNDDGAINIVDALLVAQYYVGLDPQGFNRSRADANCNGNIDIVDALLVAQYYVGLIDRFCQA
- the coaBC gene encoding bifunctional phosphopantothenoylcysteine decarboxylase/phosphopantothenate--cysteine ligase CoaBC; the protein is MKNCHPSKDITGSIEESGKGKKIVLCITGSVAAVRSPDIARGLMRRGYEVYPVMTAAGCRIIHPDLMHWATGNPAVTELTGALEHVRLAGNVAGKADLILIAPSTANTIGKISSGIDDTPVTTVATTAIGEGIPLVIVPAMHESMYNHPILRENILRLRQMGIDVLDPLVEEGKAKIPDTDAIIQHVITRFSSAGRLESLRVLITAGATIEYIDPVRIITNRSSGKMGMALAAASHLAGADVTVVYGRGTAPLPYGVRVVRVETAAQMQEEVSRRLESKGVDIVIAAAAVGDWTVKKSSDTKIATSGRKTLSLDLVPTPKIIDGIRKKSPEVFLVCFRAVTGLEDEQIIADAFVRLQKADADLIVANDVARKGSGFEGDTNEVFIVDHKRNVLHVGPSSKTEVAVKIIEAINRGLEKRNR
- the mfnA gene encoding tyrosine decarboxylase MfnA yields the protein MEDKGKDQDIISAELKNRLMKDLTFNSGKILGSMCTRPHPFAEEIFMRYIEKNIGDPGLVNATEEIEKEAIALLGNLVGLRKAAGHIVTGGTEANILAMWTAKKRMKKKVRTPEVILSEDAHFSFDKAAELIGLKLKKIKVTGQFRIDIEKVKRALSPNTIAIVGAAGTTGLGVVDRIDELSAIALEADIHLHVDAAFGGYVLPFLKELGYEQPPFNFRLKGVSSMTIDPHKMGMAVIPAGGILYRTKELSETVRIPVPYLSGGENARATIVGTRSGASVLSVWSLLNHLGRQGYRTIIRRCMDSTVYLAEKIAGIEDVEMMIKPVINIAGITSKVHPVGSIAERLRKKGWAISLFPNHIRIVLMPHVYREHIDKFIDDLSDICAKLRGVS
- a CDS encoding phosphopantothenate/pantothenate synthetase, whose amino-acid sequence is MGINIPESHPRAASLKIREALIRGVEDNVVAYAGLIAHGRGEAFDYLIGEKTIPQAQRAIEAAAASLLNAAAPVISVNGNTAVLVPRELVGLSEITGARLEVNLFYRTREREEAVRKALLDAGGRHIYGVGEAASEVIDELQSERRRVDPDGILKADVVLVPLEDGDRTKALVRCGKTVITVDLNPLSRTSRTAHITIVDNITRTLPALIEKVKELKTTPRPALKRIVESYDNKKNTGEALRAICDRLLLLAGGGTDIP
- a CDS encoding GHMP kinase; protein product: MKTVTAFSPGHITGFFYIHDTGRSPLHSGSLGAGFSLEKGVTTMLTVETAPERTIDIIINGIPAGNAAVSERVIDLFFDLTGTDDSCRIKVDHTIDLPIGAGCGTSGAGALSLALSLDEAFGTGLSRIEAAGLAHRAEVEMKTGLGTVIGETFGGIEIRIAPGAPGTGRMLQIPPDRRYKAVALILGGLETKELLRQKKTRRAVNRYGKKLIKQLVKDPTVPAFLRLSRHFTEKTGLADATTHHILRVLDDEGITAGMPMFGRGVFTIVGEDAAEKVRHLLFTCTGSKNSIVCDIDYQGARVLDGN
- a CDS encoding radical SAM protein, which codes for MMKTANMPHALLIFPPVYDFALFDLFIKPFPLLTIGKSLERAGYRVSLLNCLDYTDETSCRFLSAPRRHENGTGKFFKQHIEKPVALKNIKRYYSRYGIITEEIERRVSGIRPDIVLVTTGMTYWYPGVREAVRIVRKYHPRVKVIAGGTYATLCSSHCIEVTGADEVISGPASPRLGEVCGSLGLPVPDAPHDSDLLILSDIYSDAAVLKIHSGCPFRCRYCASSLLSGDFHNGDPASAFALLRETHGRLGTRVFAFYDDALLADRERGIIPFLHMVCDSGLNVNFYLPNGIHLRYLDTELAVLMKKAGFREIRIGIESMRPDFHRSYDNKVSVGALGDAVDLLKKAGFGGHEIGCYILAGLPGQYSEDVEESVRTLSRYGVRIYIAEFSPVPGTPIWKECVRTSVYPLEEEPLFHNNSIFPFAWKHFRRTDLESIKRLARSLSVKE
- a CDS encoding NAD(P)-dependent glycerol-3-phosphate dehydrogenase, with protein sequence MGPEKQRKICILGAGAWGTAMAKVIAEKGFPVEIWCFEKEVAEQINREKVNSRYLMGVQLPPNIRATTDIQKAVTGKEYLLFAVPSLYIVEITKRILQIPDIIEGRMQIGILTKGFIKTHAGTLLITEALENYLPGFYKGNLTYISGPSHAEEVARGKITGLISASSNGVNSIKFRELLSGGKLIVFSSFDVIGVQVSAGLKNVIAIAFGVLDALKELSQDFGDNTESLLLAAGLNEIQILGQAMGATHQETFTSIAGVGDLDVTCRSIYGRNRRLGREIIFQRRLSSYKNIEEVIDDINSFGYFPEGILAAQRVHDLVRERKLKLPISTGVYRILDCQVKPMQEVERILKGITRGTGFGTLESKKTGIWPSIL
- a CDS encoding HAMP domain-containing protein; this translates as MNKKANLKTLNRMLVFVLVIIVVFLVDRIFLLLSFSGIERTILSTEYVSFFKDVTNKFGEIRFILFGSIGVIVVISGILLVRLWLLFKPVTSLISGIRDFASKNLTVRVNVKSKDEIGQICQAFDGMAGEFDDCLTSIKSGSEEVGKVNENLTTAVNESSAAVRQMVASIDSVHNNLEKHKAVVDETIKSINGMISITEQIKGHMESQAGAVAESSASIEEMVSSINSVNTSSQKAEEFGKGLSIIAREGGEKIQTMMNAMQEIQVASSKIAEAIGGIARIAATTNLLSMNAAIEAAHAGETGKGFAVVAEEIRKLAADSSGEAKTIKQIVKETIEKIEHGTKLSSEAAKAFEEIMVDIDKTAHLIMEISSALSEQRSGAQEILKSMEHLVQSSAEIGEAIGRETKEGSKVIEATGMLDQVATEILHASSEQKLGSEEILKALQVLQDVSEKIQETVNNLQSTVTEFRVSDNKDRGGK